In one window of Aceticella autotrophica DNA:
- a CDS encoding ABC transporter substrate-binding protein, which produces MEDNLKPAGIKVIRLDLYKPETYDNDLKTLAKIFGRVKTADEFIQWKAEKIALVADRVKDLKPENKVKVFGIWNSSLTGTTWKTFAQNTSIHQGLEAAGGINVARDMKDYPQINPEWILDKNPDIIVIGTYDKDVLGYAVKDNTNAAKLRDSAITNAVLSKTNAGKNKKIYIINTKLFGGCKTYLGTFYLAKWMYPDRFKDVNPDQVLKEYFEKWLGIPFKGVWAYPAP; this is translated from the coding sequence TTGGAAGATAATTTAAAACCTGCCGGTATCAAGGTTATAAGGCTTGACCTTTATAAACCCGAGACATATGACAATGACCTTAAAACATTGGCTAAAATATTCGGAAGGGTAAAGACAGCAGATGAGTTTATACAATGGAAAGCAGAGAAAATAGCACTTGTAGCTGATAGGGTAAAGGATTTGAAGCCGGAAAACAAGGTTAAGGTGTTTGGAATTTGGAATAGCTCTTTAACAGGAACAACATGGAAAACATTTGCCCAAAATACTTCTATACACCAAGGATTAGAAGCAGCCGGTGGGATAAATGTTGCCCGTGATATGAAGGATTACCCACAAATAAACCCCGAATGGATTTTAGATAAAAATCCTGATATAATAGTTATAGGCACATATGATAAAGATGTGCTTGGATATGCGGTTAAAGATAATACAAATGCTGCAAAATTAAGAGATAGTGCTATAACTAATGCAGTTTTAAGCAAAACTAATGCCGGTAAAAATAAGAAGATTTATATTATTAATACAAAGCTATTTGGTGGCTGCAAAACATATCTGGGAACTTTCTATCTTGCCAAATGGATGTATCCTGATCGCTTTAAGGATGTCAACCCCGATCAGGTATTAAAGGAGTATTTTGAAAAATGGCTTGGGATACCATTTAAAGGCGTATGGGCTTACCCTGCTCCTTAA
- a CDS encoding stalk domain-containing protein — protein sequence MKRKICFLMIFVLLMTLFPAFGLADTAKSQETQVYLNGIKINTGDVSPFIENGRTMVPVRLFSENLGADVKWDDAAQTVTIQGQDVSVKLTIGKNEAVVNGKNKILDVAPVVLSGRTIVPLRFIVEAFGADVKWDDAAFKAVVTWNVKIKDSTGNNVTVPAGLNRIVVLNTDAAEALRILQIPDDFIVGVSDTVQTDPYIGLNNKQNIGKWQTPTIEKIMSVKPQAVITYGR from the coding sequence ATGAAAAGGAAGATTTGCTTTTTAATGATTTTTGTTCTGTTAATGACATTGTTTCCTGCTTTTGGACTTGCAGATACAGCCAAGTCACAGGAAACACAGGTTTATCTAAACGGGATAAAGATAAATACAGGAGATGTTTCACCATTTATAGAAAATGGGCGAACAATGGTGCCTGTAAGGCTTTTTTCCGAGAATCTCGGTGCAGATGTAAAATGGGATGATGCTGCACAAACTGTGACAATACAAGGTCAAGATGTCAGTGTGAAATTAACCATTGGCAAAAATGAAGCTGTTGTAAACGGCAAAAACAAAATCCTTGATGTTGCACCTGTGGTTTTATCGGGCAGGACAATCGTTCCATTGAGATTTATAGTGGAAGCCTTTGGTGCTGATGTAAAGTGGGATGATGCGGCATTTAAGGCGGTAGTGACTTGGAATGTTAAAATCAAGGATTCTACAGGAAATAATGTAACAGTACCTGCAGGTTTAAACAGAATAGTGGTTTTAAATACCGATGCGGCAGAGGCACTTCGCATATTACAGATTCCAGACGATTTCATAGTAGGTGTAAGTGATACCGTCCAAACAGACCCCTATATTGGTTTGAATAATAAACAAAATATCGGAAAATGGCAAACACCTACTATTGAAAAAATCATGTCAGTAAAGCCTCAGGCAGTTATTACCTATGGAAGGTAG